The following proteins are co-located in the Paenibacillus sp. FSL H8-0079 genome:
- a CDS encoding discoidin domain-containing protein, whose protein sequence is MKIMFSRQKCTLAVMSLALSATLLGGSTAWSGEAYAAEAADSGVSITAVLSDMPSELRSSIEWVYTNRMIKEGSVNRKNLIYDQIFAGQGTINYVVRWQSTKNVTLQQRRDIEKMLGRQMNNWTKHLKGYDGWPYGDIAVKVVGWAVANPAQILDKQSNEIIYTTTSVDELSKSDPKIPAALPYAPNALSRFEHFTNPNYAYPGGLDKRFDMYLWGTSNFGGGAGGDWGQRVSDDYILRTVNNTEIEITEHEIGHGFGMPDFYEVPDRPPGGFPMPTIMWAGNSSTITNWDAWLLRYTWSQLKKDTARFPLAPSTNQPVNVAANAKVTTSYVSPWETIAALNDGQDPAHSNDRTQAVYGNWPEIGTHWVQYDLDRTYTVSQTDVYWFKDNGGIDVPRSYKIQYWDGKTWRDVKNAKGRGTRADTYNTTTFDPVSTTKMRLQMVSSGAASTGILEWKVTGIAL, encoded by the coding sequence ATGAAGATCATGTTTTCACGTCAAAAATGTACGCTAGCTGTAATGTCACTCGCGTTATCTGCAACACTGCTGGGGGGAAGTACCGCATGGTCTGGAGAGGCGTACGCCGCCGAAGCCGCCGATTCTGGCGTATCGATCACTGCTGTATTATCCGATATGCCTTCGGAATTGAGATCATCCATTGAGTGGGTGTATACGAATCGTATGATCAAGGAAGGATCGGTCAATCGGAAGAACCTGATCTACGATCAGATTTTTGCAGGTCAAGGAACCATTAACTATGTTGTGCGCTGGCAATCGACCAAGAATGTGACCTTGCAACAACGTAGGGATATCGAGAAGATGTTGGGACGGCAAATGAATAACTGGACGAAACATTTGAAGGGTTATGACGGTTGGCCTTATGGGGATATTGCCGTTAAAGTGGTCGGTTGGGCAGTAGCGAATCCGGCACAGATTCTGGACAAGCAATCGAATGAAATCATATATACCACCACATCTGTGGATGAACTGAGCAAGTCTGATCCGAAGATCCCGGCAGCCTTGCCCTATGCTCCTAATGCGTTGTCGCGATTTGAGCATTTTACGAATCCGAACTATGCCTACCCTGGCGGTTTGGACAAGCGGTTTGACATGTACCTGTGGGGAACGTCCAACTTCGGCGGCGGTGCTGGCGGAGATTGGGGACAGCGGGTTTCCGATGATTACATTCTGAGAACCGTAAACAACACGGAAATTGAAATTACTGAACATGAGATTGGACATGGCTTCGGCATGCCAGATTTCTATGAAGTACCGGATCGTCCGCCGGGTGGCTTCCCCATGCCAACGATTATGTGGGCAGGCAATTCGTCTACCATTACAAATTGGGATGCCTGGTTGCTGCGCTATACATGGAGTCAGTTGAAGAAGGATACCGCACGTTTCCCGCTTGCACCATCCACCAATCAACCGGTTAATGTAGCTGCGAATGCGAAAGTGACGACATCGTATGTTTCTCCATGGGAAACGATTGCTGCGCTGAATGATGGACAGGACCCTGCACATTCCAACGATCGCACACAGGCGGTGTATGGGAACTGGCCAGAGATCGGTACACATTGGGTGCAATATGATCTGGATCGTACCTATACGGTATCGCAAACGGATGTGTACTGGTTCAAGGACAACGGCGGTATTGACGTACCTCGCTCGTACAAAATTCAATACTGGGACGGAAAAACATGGCGTGATGTGAAGAACGCCAAAGGCCGTGGAACTCGTGCAGATACGTACAATACCACGACTTTTGATCCGGTGAGCACCACGAAAATGCGTCTTCAGATGGTATCTAGTGGTGCTGCTTCCACGGGCATTCTGGAATGGAAGGTAACGGGTATTGCGTTGTAA
- a CDS encoding SMI1/KNR4 family protein: MASIELQPIRDLLVKAYDTTMGEGCTPETQQSIEDFEQKHNVNLPAAYRALLLEFGACNFGDPALFSVKELGWAYPDFLEVYREYEKEYELPADLQPFPIGGFGEGSMAILDQISGKVLMLIHDAGELPLREIAVDFNELMTMLAESAIWVQEQMN; encoded by the coding sequence GTGGCGTCAATAGAATTGCAACCGATTCGTGATCTTTTGGTGAAAGCTTATGATACAACAATGGGAGAAGGGTGTACTCCTGAGACTCAACAGAGCATTGAGGATTTTGAGCAAAAGCATAACGTGAATCTGCCCGCAGCGTATCGCGCACTTTTGCTTGAATTCGGTGCATGTAACTTCGGCGATCCTGCTTTATTTTCCGTTAAAGAACTGGGTTGGGCGTATCCCGATTTTCTGGAAGTGTATCGTGAATATGAGAAAGAATATGAGCTGCCAGCTGACCTCCAGCCTTTTCCGATTGGTGGATTTGGTGAAGGAAGTATGGCTATACTGGATCAAATCTCCGGCAAGGTTTTGATGTTGATCCACGATGCAGGAGAACTGCCTCTTCGGGAGATTGCTGTGGACTTTAATGAATTAATGACAATGCTGGCTGAGTCGGCGATCTGGGTTCAGGAACAGATGAATTAA
- a CDS encoding aldo/keto reductase family protein encodes MEYRKLGNSGLTVSEISLGNWITHGAQIEDGIAEACVRAAFDAGITTFDTADVYSNTKAESVLGQALKDVRRESIELCTKVCHPTGSGHNDRGLSRKHIMEACNGSLRRLQTDYIDVYYAHRYDYNTPLEETFLAFADLVRQGKVHYIGVSEWNADQIARGAALARELHVPLIASQPQYSMLWRVIEQEVVPASDQAGLGQITWSPLAQGILSGKYVPNEALPTGSRAAGEAGAPFFNKLAGQWLREDVLTAVQELVPLAKEIGLTLPQLAVAWVLQHSYVSSVIIGASRPEQVLENVKASGVKLDPEIMSRIDEILNPWIERDPAKTG; translated from the coding sequence ATGGAATATCGCAAATTAGGAAACAGTGGATTAACCGTCAGTGAGATTTCACTCGGCAACTGGATTACGCATGGAGCGCAAATCGAGGATGGAATAGCAGAAGCTTGTGTGCGAGCCGCATTCGATGCAGGTATTACCACATTCGATACCGCAGACGTTTACTCCAATACCAAGGCAGAATCCGTGTTAGGACAGGCTCTTAAGGATGTACGAAGAGAAAGTATTGAACTGTGCACCAAAGTCTGTCACCCCACCGGCTCTGGTCATAATGACCGCGGACTTTCCCGGAAACACATCATGGAAGCCTGCAATGGTTCATTGCGGCGGTTACAGACTGATTATATCGATGTCTATTACGCTCACCGTTATGATTACAATACTCCGCTGGAAGAGACGTTTCTTGCGTTTGCCGATCTGGTGCGTCAGGGCAAAGTTCACTACATTGGCGTAAGCGAATGGAACGCGGATCAGATTGCAAGAGGAGCCGCTTTGGCGCGGGAACTTCATGTACCCCTCATTGCAAGTCAACCCCAATATTCCATGTTATGGCGTGTGATTGAGCAAGAAGTCGTACCCGCAAGCGATCAAGCAGGACTTGGACAGATTACATGGTCTCCTCTGGCTCAGGGTATACTATCAGGCAAATATGTGCCTAACGAAGCATTACCCACCGGATCACGTGCAGCCGGAGAGGCAGGAGCACCCTTTTTCAACAAATTGGCTGGTCAGTGGTTACGCGAAGATGTTCTTACCGCTGTGCAAGAGCTTGTTCCGCTCGCTAAAGAGATTGGTCTTACGCTCCCCCAACTCGCTGTGGCATGGGTGCTTCAGCATTCGTATGTCAGTTCCGTCATTATCGGTGCATCCCGGCCGGAGCAGGTATTGGAAAATGTAAAAGCTTCTGGTGTGAAATTGGACCCTGAGATCATGTCTCGAATTGATGAAATACTGAATCCGTGGATTGAACGTGATCCAGCCAAGACGGGTTAA
- a CDS encoding PocR ligand-binding domain-containing protein, translated as MIKEYLHINKILDLNKWKRLQDSLATVTKLAILTVDYKGIPITSHSSCQAFCQNVRKDPELLPYCQKCDSRGGLEAVRLNEPYVYLCHFNIIDIAIPITIDGKYIGAVMAGQVKLADPEKGSDLEQIVTSKNVPMHAAKLEELKDDYAQLPVMTYEEIVKISNMLSLLCNYIVEEALNKNLLVEMFEKASGNQESLNLSTILPGYSIRNIESIKKEMTNAIADAYLKNSPSDTESSSPVLQPAFEYIHSHKSEQVSLKQMADLCHLSPSYFSRLFAKETGENFTTYLARLKIKWAKQLLEVTDMPVSQISDELGFNESGYFIKIFKKFEEITPALYRKYIQEKM; from the coding sequence ATGATTAAAGAATATCTGCATATCAATAAAATTCTCGACCTTAATAAATGGAAGCGTCTACAAGATTCTCTCGCCACAGTTACCAAACTTGCGATCCTCACTGTTGATTATAAAGGCATTCCCATAACCAGTCACAGCAGCTGTCAGGCCTTCTGCCAGAATGTACGCAAAGACCCCGAACTTCTCCCCTACTGCCAAAAATGTGATTCGCGCGGTGGTCTGGAAGCGGTTCGATTAAATGAGCCTTATGTGTATTTATGCCATTTCAATATTATTGATATCGCGATTCCGATCACGATTGATGGCAAATATATCGGCGCCGTCATGGCAGGACAAGTGAAACTCGCCGACCCGGAAAAGGGTAGTGATCTGGAGCAGATTGTTACATCCAAGAACGTGCCCATGCATGCAGCCAAGCTGGAGGAATTGAAGGACGATTACGCCCAGCTACCTGTGATGACCTATGAAGAGATTGTGAAAATCTCCAACATGTTATCCCTGCTCTGCAACTATATTGTAGAAGAAGCGCTCAACAAAAATCTGTTAGTCGAAATGTTCGAGAAAGCGTCAGGCAATCAGGAGTCACTGAACCTCTCCACTATTCTGCCGGGTTACTCCATTCGTAATATCGAGTCGATCAAAAAAGAAATGACCAATGCGATTGCGGATGCCTATCTCAAAAACAGCCCAAGTGATACGGAAAGCTCCAGCCCGGTGCTCCAACCTGCTTTTGAATACATTCACAGTCACAAGAGTGAGCAGGTTTCACTCAAACAAATGGCCGATCTATGCCACCTGAGTCCGAGTTATTTCAGCAGGCTGTTTGCCAAGGAAACCGGTGAGAACTTCACAACCTACCTGGCACGACTCAAAATCAAGTGGGCCAAGCAATTACTGGAGGTCACCGACATGCCTGTCTCACAGATCAGTGATGAGCTGGGATTCAATGAATCGGGATATTTTATCAAAATATTCAAAAAGTTCGAGGAGATTACGCCCGCTCTCTATCGCAAATACATTCAAGAGAAAATGTAA
- a CDS encoding LysR family transcriptional regulator, whose protein sequence is MDAGDLKIFQAVAREGSISKAALALNYVQSNVTTRIKQLETQLQVPLFHRSNRGMSLTPAGENLLVYADRILQLLYEAEQATQVGNPPAGLLRLGAIETAASTFLTPLLAEYTSCYPEVQHSLVTGGTHELNQKVIQHELHGALIYGPIDHPELNYMKMYDEELVLVAEPGVHEMHALLSRPMLFFEIGCTHRAQAESFLKDQGIHTLNVMEYGTLDTILNGVSAGLGVSLLPRSSVTKAELRGEIAVMSLPEPYCRLEVGFVYSRGEHISNALSALVQIITEPEL, encoded by the coding sequence ATCCAATGTGACCACACGGATCAAACAGTTGGAGACTCAGTTACAAGTACCGCTGTTTCATCGTTCCAATCGAGGGATGTCGCTCACACCGGCGGGCGAGAACCTGCTTGTGTATGCGGATCGAATTTTGCAATTACTGTATGAAGCAGAGCAGGCCACGCAAGTGGGGAACCCACCAGCAGGCTTACTTCGTTTGGGTGCCATTGAGACAGCAGCTTCCACTTTTCTGACGCCACTCTTGGCTGAATATACTTCATGCTACCCGGAGGTACAGCATTCGCTTGTCACGGGTGGGACGCATGAACTGAACCAGAAGGTGATTCAACATGAATTGCATGGCGCTTTAATCTATGGTCCAATCGATCATCCTGAACTTAACTATATGAAGATGTATGACGAGGAATTGGTGTTGGTCGCCGAACCTGGGGTGCATGAGATGCACGCGCTGCTGTCCAGGCCGATGTTGTTTTTTGAGATCGGATGCACACATCGGGCTCAGGCGGAATCCTTTCTGAAAGATCAGGGTATCCACACGCTTAATGTCATGGAATATGGAACACTGGATACGATTTTGAATGGTGTATCTGCCGGGCTCGGCGTATCATTGCTGCCCCGGTCTTCGGTTACCAAGGCAGAATTAAGAGGCGAGATTGCAGTGATGTCTTTGCCTGAGCCTTATTGCCGGTTGGAAGTAGGATTTGTGTATTCCCGTGGTGAACATATATCTAATGCGCTGAGCGCTTTGGTACAGATCATTACAGAACCAGAACTATAA
- a CDS encoding LysR family transcriptional regulator: MDIRKLRYFITVAEELHFHRAAEKLNMTQPPLSQQIQNLEEELGVKLLERTRKMVRLTPAGAVFLEQARLIMAQLERSIQLTQKADQGIIGHITVAFVDSASGSIMVDVLRKFRAAYPQIELTLREMTSSQQLQALEDGQIHIGFLRYQEDTRHVSFRPCQMETLIAVLPDHHPMASQTQVSIRELADEDFILFPRHLGSPFHRLVLDYCRSHGVDPRITQEAIQMYTIVNLVAAGMGISIVPSSVDVFQRKGVVFLPLQENPPSVPLYTAWRTDMNQEVVSRFMNFVDECV; this comes from the coding sequence ATGGATATTCGAAAGTTAAGATACTTTATTACCGTGGCGGAGGAGCTTCATTTCCACCGTGCAGCGGAAAAATTAAATATGACGCAACCACCGCTGAGCCAGCAGATTCAGAATTTAGAGGAAGAGCTTGGCGTGAAGTTGTTGGAGCGCACCAGAAAAATGGTTCGTCTCACCCCGGCAGGTGCGGTATTTCTGGAACAGGCTAGACTGATCATGGCCCAGCTTGAACGATCTATTCAGCTTACACAAAAGGCAGATCAGGGTATCATCGGGCATATAACCGTGGCCTTTGTGGATTCGGCTTCGGGGAGCATCATGGTGGATGTACTCAGGAAATTTCGCGCTGCGTACCCGCAGATTGAATTGACATTACGTGAGATGACTTCGTCCCAACAATTACAGGCGCTGGAAGACGGACAGATCCATATTGGATTTCTACGGTATCAGGAAGATACCCGCCATGTTTCGTTCCGTCCCTGTCAGATGGAAACGTTGATTGCTGTGTTGCCAGATCATCACCCGATGGCATCTCAGACTCAAGTTTCAATTCGAGAACTGGCGGATGAAGATTTTATTTTATTCCCACGGCATCTGGGTTCTCCATTTCATCGACTGGTTCTGGATTATTGCAGATCACATGGCGTAGACCCTCGAATTACGCAGGAAGCGATCCAGATGTATACGATTGTGAATCTCGTTGCAGCGGGCATGGGGATTTCCATTGTTCCGTCATCGGTGGATGTGTTCCAACGTAAGGGGGTGGTGTTCCTTCCATTACAAGAAAATCCGCCCTCCGTACCGTTGTACACGGCATGGCGGACGGATATGAATCAGGAAGTGGTATCCCGTTTTATGAACTTCGTTGATGAATGTGTTTAA
- a CDS encoding beta-eliminating lyase-related protein produces MILEDTTLTLAEAFSQADFIIGGHGIRKVKVLQDVLEQIDGELFSDHYGNGPVIEEFQQQMADVLGKESAVFFPSGTMAQQIALRIWCDRKGVKRVAYHPLCHLEIHEEDGLKELHQIESILLADKDRLIRLQDVQALDQDIACLLLELPQREIGGQLPAYEELEAISAYCRERGIKLHLDGARLFEITPYYQKTPAEICSLFDTVYVSFYKGIGGIAGAILAGDPDVMQESKVWKRRHGGDLIGLYPYILSSQYYFNERIGKMELYYEQAQELASLLNACHGIHTLPEVPVSNMFHVHFALAAAEVEPILVQMAQQHGIAITSYLNKTSGNSCAFEFSGGDRYGQVPQDKLRAALEWLDQELRKQVR; encoded by the coding sequence ATGATCTTGGAGGATACTACGTTAACGCTCGCGGAAGCATTTAGTCAGGCAGACTTTATTATTGGCGGTCATGGCATTCGCAAAGTGAAGGTACTTCAGGACGTACTGGAGCAGATCGATGGGGAGCTGTTCAGTGACCACTATGGCAACGGCCCCGTCATTGAAGAATTTCAGCAACAGATGGCTGACGTTCTAGGCAAGGAATCGGCGGTGTTTTTCCCAAGCGGAACGATGGCGCAGCAGATTGCATTACGGATCTGGTGTGACCGCAAAGGTGTAAAACGAGTCGCTTATCACCCTCTATGTCATCTGGAAATCCATGAGGAAGACGGACTAAAAGAGTTGCACCAGATTGAATCGATTTTGCTGGCGGACAAGGACCGATTGATTCGTTTGCAAGATGTACAAGCGCTCGATCAGGATATTGCCTGCCTGCTGTTGGAACTGCCGCAACGCGAGATTGGCGGCCAATTGCCAGCGTATGAAGAACTGGAAGCGATCTCGGCCTATTGCCGTGAACGCGGGATTAAGCTGCATCTGGACGGGGCGCGTCTGTTCGAGATTACTCCCTATTATCAGAAGACACCTGCGGAGATTTGCAGTCTGTTTGATACGGTGTATGTGTCCTTTTACAAAGGAATCGGAGGCATTGCGGGTGCTATATTGGCGGGTGATCCGGATGTGATGCAAGAGTCAAAAGTATGGAAACGGCGGCATGGCGGTGATCTGATCGGCCTCTATCCGTATATTCTGAGTTCCCAGTATTATTTCAATGAACGGATTGGCAAAATGGAGCTTTATTATGAGCAGGCTCAAGAGCTCGCCTCCCTACTGAATGCGTGTCACGGGATACATACATTGCCCGAGGTGCCGGTATCGAATATGTTCCATGTTCATTTTGCGCTTGCTGCTGCCGAAGTTGAACCGATTCTTGTGCAAATGGCTCAACAGCATGGCATAGCAATAACTTCGTATTTGAACAAGACGAGTGGGAATAGCTGTGCTTTTGAATTTTCTGGTGGAGATCGTTATGGGCAAGTTCCTCAGGACAAGCTGCGTGCAGCACTGGAATGGCTGGACCAAGAGTTGCGCAAACAGGTGAGATAA